Proteins encoded together in one Prunus dulcis chromosome 3, ALMONDv2, whole genome shotgun sequence window:
- the LOC117622174 gene encoding polyamine oxidase 5: MPIPMDPKDFFSTDFLEGSISSHIERQHNACPSVIVIGGGISGIAAARVLHDASFKVILLESRDRLGGRIHTDYSFGCPVDMGASWLHGVCNENPLAPLIRRLGLTLYRTSGDDSVLYDHDLESYALFDMDGSQVPQEMVIEVGNTFKQILKETEKVRNENTDDMSVSQAISIVMDRHPELRQNGLAHEVLQWYICRMEAWFAADADVISLKNWDQEHVLSGGHGLMVQGYDPIIRALAEDIDVRLNHRVTKILNGHNKMMVTIEDGRNFVADAAIITVPHGILKAKMTEFEPKLPEWKVDAISDLGVGNENKIALRFEKVFWPNVELLGVVAPTSYACGYFLNLHKTTGHPVLVYMAAGRFAYDLEKLTDDGAVSFVMLQLKKMLPDATDPVQYLVSRWGTDLNSLGCYSLDLVGKPGDIYDRLRAPLGSLFFGGEAVSMDHQGSVHGAYSAGVMAAEDCQRHLLNKFGRLEKLQHAYITDKVLEATVPLQISRM; encoded by the exons ATGCCAATCCCAATGGACCCAAAAGATTTTTTCTCTACTGATTTTCTGGAAG GCTCTATTTCTTCTCACATTGAGAGGCAGCACAATGCATGCCCTTCTGTTATTGTTATTGGTGGTGGTATATCAGGGATTGCAGCTGCACGTGTTCTCCATGATGCATCTTTTAAG GTTATCTTGCTGGAATCACGAGACAGACTTGGTGGCCGGATTCATACTGACTACTCATTTGGTTGTCCAGTAGATATGGGAGCATCATG GCTACATGGTGTTTGCAATGAGAATCCCTTGGCTCCACTGATACGCCGTCTAGGACTTACTTTATACCGTACGAGTGGTGACGACTCTGTGTTGTATGACCATGATTTGGAAAG CTATGCACTTTTTGATATGGATGGAAGCCAAGTTCCTCAAGAGATGGTCATTGAAGTTGGTAATACTTTCAAGCAAATTCTCAAAGAG ACCGAGAAAGTACGGAATGAGAATACTGATGACATGTCTGTCTCTCAAGCAATTTCTATTGTGATGGATAGGCATCCAGAATTAAG ACAAAACGGACTTGCTCACGAAGTGTTACAATGGTACATATGTCGAATGGAAGCATGGTTCGCTGCAGATGCAGATGTGATATCGCTAAAAAACTGGGATCAG GAGCATGTTCTTTCTGGTGGCCATGGACTTATGGTGCAAGGCTATGACCCAATAATAAGGGCTCTTGCAGAAGATATTGATGTACGCTTGAATCACAG GGTTACAAAGATATTAAATGGGCATAACAAGATGATGGTCACAATTGAAGACGGAAGAAACTTCGTTGCTGATGCAGCTATAATAACAGTACCCCATGGTATTCTTAAAGCCAAGATGACTGAGTTCGAACCAAAGTTGCCTGAGTGGAAGGTTGATGCAATTTCGGATCTTGGGGTGGgcaatgaaaacaaaattgccTTGCGATTTGAAAAGGTTTTCTGGCCTAATGTAGAGCTTTTAGGCGTGGTTGCACCAACCTCTTATGCATGTGGTTATTTTCTCAATCTTCACAAGACCACAGGCCATCCGGTCCTTGTCTATATGGCTGCTGGAAGGTTTGCATACGACCTTGAAAAATTAACTGATGACGGTGCAGttagttttgttatgttgCAGCTTAAGAAGATGTTACCTGATGCAACTGATCCA GTTCAATATCTTGTATCACGGTGGGGAACGGACCTGAATTCTCTTGGATGCTACTCGTTGGATTTGGTTGGAAAGCCTGGAGATATATATGATAGGCTTCGAGCACCTTTGGGCAGTCTTTTCTTTGGAGGCGAAGCTGTTAGCATGGACCACCAAGGATCTGTGCATGGAGCTTACTCAGCTGGAGTTATGGCTGCTGAGGATTGTCAGAGACATCTCCTAAATAAATTTGGTAGACTGGAAAAGCTTCAGCATGCTTACATTACGGATAAAGTCCTCGAAGCAACAGTTCCCCTGCAAATCTCAAGGATGTga